AGAGAGATGGCTGGTCAGTGGTCTCCAGTGTGTGGCTGATTATAGTCTCCTGTAGGCTTGACGATGAGGAGAAGGATGTATTGGTCCAGTGTGTCACCCCACCAGACTGACCTCTGCATGTCTTACACAGCAGCTTGTCCTTAGTGAGGTCCTCTTGTGCTGGCCCTACAGGCCGCAGGGTGTTTTCTTTGTAAGGAGAGGAAGTCTGGAGGGCTGGAGGTGGTTGATGACTGCACATCTCGTCATTCTCCACATCCATGCTATTTCTTCCCATGTCTCTCCCACAATATTCAATCTCATCTGAGAGCACAGAGGGCCGGTTGGACAGTTTACTGGTGCAGGTGCTGTTTTCAAAGCTGTCGCTCAGCCGATAAGCCAGCGGCTGCAGCTCGTACTGCTCAGgacctcttccacctcctccagtcTGTTTCTGCCTGTGCTGACGTTGGTGGTTGGGGTAAAGATAGCCACCTGCTTCTTTGTCATAACTCCTCCTCACTCTGGATCTGCCAAAGGCCCCGTTAGCAGCCGAGGAGGAACCAGGGTCTGCTGCTGAGCAAGAGGGCAGCACACCATCAGGCTGATCTGAAAAACATGGCAGCGCGATCTTTCCACAGTTTTTCTTGGGTCCAAAGAAGCAGCACAGGGACTGAAGGAAGAAAGTTGCAAATCCACATGCTACACATTTCACCAAAAACAGGAAAATGCCCAGTTTTCTGAACAGCAAGGCTGTGGCAGGTAACATAATGATCCCCATGGAGAAAAATGTACCAGAAACTATCGCTACAGGGCGTCCCATCCGTTTGGTGGAGTGTGCCACTCTACCAATTTTGTCTGAATGTGGAGCCAAGCTGTATGATATGCAATAGTCTGCTATAAAATCAACAGACAGTCCTGCCGCTGATGATATGAACAGAGCCTCGATGCCGCTCAGCTGCCATTCAAGAAGAACCAGCAGGCCTactgtgacaaacacactgcCTCCTACAGCTACAGTCCCGTATATGCTCAGTGGGATATTCCAGGTGGTTAGAAAGAGCATAATAAAAGTGAGAGCTACTGAGAAGCCAGCTACTACCAGAGTCTCTGAGCTCAAGGACTGTTGTAGATCAAAAAGAGACAGCTGACTGATGAACCAGACATTCTCCAGCCCTTGTGGTGCTCCTGATATTTCTCTGTTGAACCATGTCAGGATCTCTCTGTAAAAAGCACTGGTCGTGCTATAGTTGAAGCTGTAGAGGTATGTGGTTTTGAATGCCAACACGAGGGCAGCAACCCTGCCATCTGTCTGGAAGTACAGGCCTCCGCTGTGGGCCAGATGGCCCTCAGCATACCTCTCTGCCAGCATCATACTAAGGCAGTTCTCAAAAACGCCAGGGGTGTAAGGGAATGGGATGTTATTACAGCAGAAGTGAAGGGCGTCGTCACTCTCTGAGCACCGTCTGATGGAGACCCAGTGTATCAGCTGCTCCACAAGGCAGATATTGTCCGTCATAATATTGCTATCCTCAGGTGATGGAGGGGAATAAAAGCTTTGGTTCTGGACCCTTCCACACAGGTCCCTTAACCAGATCTGAGCATCTGGTCGGCTCATGTTGAAGTCTGGGTCAAGCACCAAAGAGCCGTTGCTCTTAGGGTCAAAGTGATCTCCATTATCTGTTGGTTTGACTCCCCAAACAAGCATTAATGTTACAGGCGTATCCTCTccgtttctctgtctctcaaacATAAACATGTGGCGATACTCTGCGTCATATCTCTCAAACGGGTGATTGGAGCGGAAAAGCTTGATGACTTTGCTTTCTAAGGTGGGCAGCTTCATACCTGGGTCGATGCAGGACATGTACGTGCCCCCAGCAGCAAGCACTGCAAACCAGCACACCCAGATGTACCTAAACTTTACCACTCCACATGGTAATATTTTCAGAAATAGCAAATTTGAAGTGTCCGTGAGCCCTCGTCTTAATTTTCTCAGCCTTTGCCCGAGAGAGAAGAGGCATCTCTTCCGTGAGCTCGTTTCCCAGAAGCCGCCGGTGTTTTTGGAGCAGCATGGTTTCCATCCCTGCACTGCTAGAGATGCAGAGGACGCCTCTGTGTAGCGCTCCCGCAAAACAAAAGAGCACGGCAGCCACACAAGCGCCAGGATTGAGCTGACGAAAGAGGCAGTCCCGAGATAAACAGAGAAACATCTGATTGCTGTGATGCTGCTGAGATAGCCAGAGAAAAATGCTGCGCTGGAGGTCAGCCCGGATGCTAAAATCAAATAGCCGACTTCCTGCAAAGCTCTGTGCACTCTCTTCTCCAGGGAAGCCGGGGGGTTCTGCGACAGCTGCTGATTCCAGAAATCAGCAAAGATGAAAACCTGATTGGAGCAACTTCCCAAGAgaatcagagctgcagagaggttGACCAGGGGGAAGAAAGTCAGGCGGAATGCCACTTTGTAGAAGAAATAAGAGGTCAGGAGGGAGCCTGTGACTGCTATCACAGATAATGCAACTATGAAGACAGAGTGGAGATATAGAGCCATGGTAAAAAGAAGACACACAACAGCCAGGACTGGATATACTGAATCTCTTGCAAGGTAATGCTTGAACAGTGTCTGCTTGATGCCAAAGTCCATGCCAGTGATGGTCGTGTTATTGTAGGTCAGATCCCTGCCTTCAAGACTGTTCATGTAGATCTCCATCATGTGCTCCCCTTTGTCGACGGGTAAGAACAGAAGGCTGTACTTTAGTGTTGGGATTTGGTATTCAACAGTCTGCGGGCCCAGGAAGTCTTTATCGACCAGAAAGTGCAGGATCTGGAACACCATGCGGGACTGCTTGCAGCGGGACGGGACGGAGGAGCAGCCGCCATGTTCAGGTCTGTCGACACAGGCCTCCACCAGATGTCCTTCGTGATAGTACAGAGCACACTTCCGAAGGAGGTTCAGAGACTCTGAAACCTAAAGGGAGAAAATTGAATAAAGTTAAAGACTAAACATGACCAGTGCACTTAAGAAATCCTGTAATTAAGCTTTAacctatatatatttttttattgtcagcCATTTTCAGGAGAAGATGAAAACCAACAATCCTAAAAATCTGGAATTTTTCTGGACAATCAATTCATTGTCGGTTTGAGTCTTTTCGTGGGACATTTATATATCTAATGTGAATGTTCAAAAGTACATAACTGTTAGTGGAGAGTCCATCATCTGTGAGGGTCTGACACTAAAACCTGATGTATGTGTGATTTAGTCCTTGACAATGATTAAAGACATACCTCTCCACACCCAAATAAGGCcctttaaagtaaaataaatctgttttcataattttactATAATTCAAGGTCCGCATGTCGGTTTCTTGAGCAaaaaacactataaaaaaacatctcataATTTTGATTCAAGATTATTTGGTCGAGGTCCTGTTTCCGCAATGAAGATTGACCTTTCACAGCGTGACACTTAGTAAAACCTTGTGCTAATGATACAGATTTTATATGGTAATGTATTTGTATGCTAATTTTCAGAATGCAGAGAAGGTGAGAGCACCTGGTGTGAGGTGAGGCTGAGGCAGCAGGAGGCATTGTTGAGGACTGCCAAGTAATTCCCCAGAGACCAGCTCGGACAACAGCCGCTTCTGGATGTTCCCTCCGCCTCCACCCTCGCATGCTGCTGGCACAGGTCTTGGAACTGAGCCTGGGAGCGAATCTGAATCAGACGaggaaaagattttttttgaacGCGTTCCCAGTTTCGAAtcaaaaattaattaatttcatattaGGTGAGGTACACAAAGTAGGGCTTTTCATTCCTGCacagaatttaaaaagagaagtaTAATCAGGGAACGGAGGAGGGTAGAGATTGACAGAGGACGATGACCAAAGGGATGATCACAAAAGGCAGAGGATTGAAGGTGAGATGAAGGACTGAATAGATCAGAGCGAACCCTGTATTGCTCCATCTCACACATGGCGTGGATGGCCTTCAGACTCCAGAGACTGGCTGAGTTTTCTGACCGGAACACCAGCTGGGCCAAGCGCTCGCCTGcgtggagacagacagatggattcAACGTACAGTCACGAGACGCTCTCAGCTCACATGTTTATGTATATGGAAATCGCTCAAAGGGTGAAAAGGcattcatcacatttacattgtttttaataatagttCCATTTCATTTACTGGTTTGCTGGTGGAGGCCATCACCGTTACATTACCTGCTCCATTTGGTAATTTTCAACAATGTGCAACAAATCTACAATTAAGATTTTGTTTGGTATTTTGATGTGGTGTGTTTCGACGATTTGTTTACCATCACTAATGTAATATTTACTGAAAGGGATGAACCAATCAGGACTGACCCACCTGGAGCATCGCAGAGGAAAGTGTCTGAGGATGAGTCTCTGGCTAACATCCTCTTGAAGCGAAGTCTGGAGGCGTCTTGCCCACTGCTGCTCTCTCCGTCAACGGCCGCCCCAAAACTACAgcacaggtaaaacacacacaacaaacacaaagatttgGAGCGAAAATAACACTGAGAAGCTTTGTGAAGCAGAGGCAAACTACAGAGTCTGTCTCTGAAAGactctgaaatgtgtctctttttcACATTACATTGGATgtaataattcttttttaatatcttttctACTATCAGTTTTCAAACCCTCACTACAAACACACCATGACATGACCACAGCTGCTTGTgtacagcttgtgtgtgtgtgtgtgtgtgtgtgtgtgtgtgtgtgtgtgtgtgtgtgtgtgtgtgtgtgtgtgtgtgtgtgtgtgtgtgtgtgtgtgtgtgtgtgtgtgtgtgtgtgtgtgtgtgtgtgtgtgtgtgtgtgtgtgtgtgtggtgcagccCCCCTGTGCAGTAACCCTGCACTCCACTGAAACCCACTGCTGACCTTTTACTGAGCTGCTGCGGTAGAGGAGACAGAGTTTTCCCCGGGCCAGTGTTCTCCTGCAGCTTGGACAAGCTGGACTGGCGAACTCCGATGTATGTTCCCCGTGGCTCAAAACCCTAAAGTAAGAGAaagaacacgcacacgcacacacagagacatcaaAGCTAAAGTAAAACGCTGGTGCCCACCAATGCTCTGAATTAATCAGCATCACAAGCAGCCTTTAATGTTATCTGAACTACCATCAAAAGGGTCAATGACTATTGTatcccacacaaacaaaacagaaatcctTGTATAACCCCAAATTATATTCTATTCTCATTTAAATCTGTTCAGGGTTCATTAATAGCACATTGTTGTGAGTCTTTGGGTTTGGTTTGTAGCTCTGACGGAAGCAAGACGGCACTGATGATGCATTTTAGTGACCGTATGTTTGCGAGTGAGATTCACCTGCAGAGGGTCGGAGAAGTCGGGCAGTGGACCAATGAAGAGTCCGGCTAGTGAGCATCCGAGCATCAGCACAGCACAACCCAACAACACTGCTAACGGGTAGTCCACTATCACCTGGGAATAACTGCCACATAAAGaaatcacagaagaagaaggagcagcagTCAGTGACACTGAATGAAGGTTAATTATAAAAATCAGATGAAGTGTGACTTTTCATTACTTACTTTCTAAGGATGCAGTCGAGTCCTCCTTCCCTGTTAATACAGTAGTTACAGACTTCATTATAATATCGACTCAACCCAAGATGCCCTTGaaataatagttataataaatgagcttatttgtttgttttttttaatttagcattattgttatttttgccCCACCACTGTGAGTGATATCAAACTTCTCATGGAACTCTCCGTCAGAGAACAAatgaacatattttgaaaaaaacacccctTCTCCTTTGATCCCACCTGACTGTCACCATGTGTCGCTGCGTTGGCTTCGGTGTCCCGCTCTCGTTTGACCCGTGCAGCCAGTGGCATCTCGCCGCGCCCTGACGTGACATCTGATGAGCAGAACTACAGCTGTGTCCCACTCTCACCACTACACCTCCTTCCGCCCGGGGACATGTCCTGTTTGAATGACAGTCGTGGCAAGTGTTTGGCTTGATTGGCCCGTGATGGCTGCAGTTGGGGCATTTTGGGGGCTGCGGTGAGTCATAGGCGCCGGATGGAAGACCCTGTGGGACCTTTAGGAGGAAACAGAACAGCatatacaaatgtgtgttcCCCTATTTTCTGGTACCAGGTCTTTTGAGTGACACACCGACTGTATTTGCCACTGCCTCCCAAATCATGAATCTatttctaacattttttttcttctaatgggACCTTGTATATCTGTCGTAAACAGCACACAGTGCAGTCAGTGTTCAGGCTTACTTGATATAGctggcaggaggaagagggtcTGCcgaggctgctgcagctgtcacaCAGCTCCCCCTCAGACTGGATGATTGTCAGTGGGGCCTCGACAGAGCACAGGCTGTCAGGAGGGCACAGAGAAACCGCCGGTATCGCActgtggagaggagaagggagacgggaggagagagagatgggtgaggagaggagagtctgTGAAACTACAAATATACATGAAACCCCACTATACACTGATTGGCATCTCAGCTCCTTGACTATATTCCTGGCTCAGCCTCTCCTCATGTTCAGTGGATAACTGTGGAGTGGGCCGGCAGCACTAATGAGGTGAGGAACGGATTTCTGATGCACTGTGGCTCCTGAAAGCAAGGAGGTCCAATTATAAGAAGAGAGCGGGAGGTGGCTGTCCAGGACTGATAACACGAGACTGAGTGAAGAATCCTGGGTAATGGCAGCAGTCGGGAGAACAGTGGAGTGATACCTGTAATGATATGCTTCTCCAGTCTGAGTCTGTAACatcatttctcatttcctttaTGTTACAAGCTCACTTTAAATTGTCTATTTTTGGTGTGGTTAGTGTGTGCATTGCAATGCTGATTGTTGGCTGGTCTGTCACTTTGGTCCGGACTGAAAATGGCATTAGATGTTGGCCAGACATtcgtggtccccagaggatgtaTCCTACTTACTGTGGACAACTGAATATTGACCAAAGAGGTGGTGGCATGGCTTTTGAATTTTTATCTTATTTCTTATCCCAACCCCTTTCTACTATTCAAATTTGTTTGCCAACACTCAAATCTACAAATCTCTGTGAAGTTCACCAGTGAATTAAAACCCATTGAACCCTTACTGACCTTTAGAGaacttcattttaaattcaagcaATCACAAAACTCCCACAGATGCCAAACATGTAAATTTgggtatatatgtataaaatcaTGTCAATTAAATGGCATGGTACtgccataaaacaaaacatatagtcttgtgtttgaatgttttacTCAGTGTATGTAGGAACAATACTGAATACACTATGCATACACAGTAGGCAATATTGTCAATGTGGAAAAGTAAAGGGAAACAATATAATAAAGGGTTAAGTCTGATCACAGTCTTGCCTTTGAATCATACCATATACTTTTCTGTTTTACCTATTTCCagaaattagattttaaaaactCTTAGTTAGGAGTATTATGATTTTGAAAGGAGAGTAAATAAGTAGACGAAACTGAACTGATGCTCCAGTTGTTTCAGTCGAAGGGGGCAGTGAGGTCTGCGCAGTCTACCACATGCTTGTTTTTCCACTGGTAGACTGGATGCAACCACACTTCCTGTCTTGTCACCATAGCGACGGAGTGGGTCAACAGAGCCCAAATGACCTCACACTGTTTTATGTGAATCCCATAATAATAAGGTGCACAGATGATGAGTAGCCTGTTGAATTTGTGGTGTACAGTAGCAGAGGGATTATGGAGCCGATTAATGGTGGAGCTCAGCAAGGACCTGAACCGACGTATTTTGTCGTATTACAATAAAGCTGTAATATGATCTAAATAATAAATAGCTCACAGTG
The Scophthalmus maximus strain ysfricsl-2021 chromosome 15, ASM2237912v1, whole genome shotgun sequence DNA segment above includes these coding regions:
- the disp2 gene encoding protein dispatched homolog 2, with amino-acid sequence MDACSTIGESTDAIVMDDSPTDERDIQEACQSAIPAVSLCPPDSLCSVEAPLTIIQSEGELCDSCSSLGRPSSSCQLYQVPQGLPSGAYDSPQPPKCPNCSHHGPIKPNTCHDCHSNRTCPRAEGGVVVRVGHSCSSAHQMSRQGAARCHWLHGSNESGTPKPTQRHMVTVREGGLDCILRNYSQVIVDYPLAVLLGCAVLMLGCSLAGLFIGPLPDFSDPLQGFEPRGTYIGVRQSSLSKLQENTGPGKTLSPLPQQLSKSFGAAVDGESSSGQDASRLRFKRMLARDSSSDTFLCDAPGERLAQLVFRSENSASLWSLKAIHAMCEMEQYRIRSQAQFQDLCQQHARVEAEGTSRSGCCPSWSLGNYLAVLNNASCCLSLTSHQVSESLNLLRKCALYYHEGHLVEACVDRPEHGGCSSVPSRCKQSRMVFQILHFLVDKDFLGPQTVEYQIPTLKYSLLFLPVDKGEHMMEIYMNSLEGRDLTYNNTTITGMDFGIKQTLFKHYLARDSVYPVLAVVCLLFTMALYLHSVFIVALSVIAVTGSLLTSYFFYKVAFRLTFFPLVNLSAALILLGSCSNQVFIFADFWNQQLSQNPPASLEKRVHRALQEVGYLILASGLTSSAAFFSGYLSSITAIRCFSVYLGTASFVSSILALVWLPCSFVLRERYTEASSASLAVQGWKPCCSKNTGGFWETSSRKRCLFSLGQRLRKLRRGLTDTSNLLFLKILPCGVVKFRYIWVCWFAVLAAGGTYMSCIDPGMKLPTLESKVIKLFRSNHPFERYDAEYRHMFMFERQRNGEDTPVTLMLVWGVKPTDNGDHFDPKSNGSLVLDPDFNMSRPDAQIWLRDLCGRVQNQSFYSPPSPEDSNIMTDNICLVEQLIHWVSIRRCSESDDALHFCCNNIPFPYTPGVFENCLSMMLAERYAEGHLAHSGGLYFQTDGRVAALVLAFKTTYLYSFNYSTTSAFYREILTWFNREISGAPQGLENVWFISQLSLFDLQQSLSSETLVVAGFSVALTFIMLFLTTWNIPLSIYGTVAVGGSVFVTVGLLVLLEWQLSGIEALFISSAAGLSVDFIADYCISYSLAPHSDKIGRVAHSTKRMGRPVAIVSGTFFSMGIIMLPATALLFRKLGIFLFLVKCVACGFATFFLQSLCCFFGPKKNCGKIALPCFSDQPDGVLPSCSAADPGSSSAANGAFGRSRVRRSYDKEAGGYLYPNHQRQHRQKQTGGGGRGPEQYELQPLAYRLSDSFENSTCTSKLSNRPSVLSDEIEYCGRDMGRNSMDVENDEMCSHQPPPALQTSSPYKENTLRPVGPAQEDLTKDKLLCKTCRGQSGGVTHWTNTSFSSSSSLQETIISHTLETTDQPSLCKDGQTSEEYLHHRSHKGHLSSQSQSSCEGLEDSCETCLSDIEPGPSNTQQHEGEGEAPLQPGYLNGRRDTLRLSLKETVYKTCNKGRTSQSEEAVILPNSKPDLPDVWIKRDGQREDTC